One window from the genome of Ananas comosus cultivar F153 linkage group 13, ASM154086v1, whole genome shotgun sequence encodes:
- the LOC109719423 gene encoding myb family transcription factor PHL7-like isoform X1, whose amino-acid sequence MEDLAVLKSLRVFAMYHPKKFSTLHMAPHKSQGSEQTGNVSVMDGSSLNNSTNSGGGGKQRLRWTSDLHDRFVNAITQLGGPDRATPKGVLRIMGVPGITIYHVKSHLQKYRLAKFLPESPADGSKDETKDSGDTLSGNDSAPEIQINEALKMQMEVQKRLNEQLEVQKQLQLRIEAQGRYLQKIIEEQQKLDGAVKSSEGNEGNKNASASSSNLEDCLGHTPFPSKKPRISNPPAEPTLENTNPELKPDFIRQLEHEIFESSVGDFVLGEAIEFKGEGGSSEQLGKGLVDVTSAQVS is encoded by the exons ATGGAAGATCTTGCTGTACTAAAGTCCCTCAG GGTATTTGCCATGTACCATCCCAAGAAATTTTCTACTTTACACATGGCTCCCCACAAATCCCAAGGCAGTGAGCAAACTGGAAATGTTTCAGTTATGGATGGCTCCAGTTTGAACAATTCAACTAATTCAGGGGGGGGTGGCAAGCAACGGCTGCGTTGGACTTCAGATCTTCACGACCGTTTTGTTAATGCAATCACCCAACTTGGTGGACCAGATA GAGCTACACCTAAAGGGGTTTTGAGAATAATGGGTGTACCAGGCATCACCATCTATCATGTAAAAAGCCATTTACAG AAGTATCGCCTTGCAAAGTTCCTACCCGAATCTCCAGCTGATG GCTCAAAGGATGAGACGAAAGATTCTGGTGATACTCTTTCTGGCAATGACTCTGCACC AGAAATACAAATAAATGAAGCTCTGAAGATGCAAATGGAGGTTCAGAAGCGGCTGAACGAACAGCTTGAG GTACAGAAACAGTTGCAGCTGAGAATCGAAGCACAGGGCCGGTACCTACAGAAGATCATCGAGGAGCAGCAGAAGCTCGACGGCGCCGTTAAATCCTCTGAGGGCAACGAGGGCAACAAGAACGCATCCGCATCCTCGTCGAACTTAGAGGATTGCCTGGGACACACCCCTTTCCCCAGCAAGAAACCAAGAATATCCAATCCCCCAGCGGAACCTACTCTCGAAAATACCAACCCAGAGTTGAAGCCCGATTTCATTCGACAATTGGAACATGAAATATTCGAATCAAGTGTTGGTGATTTTGTGTTGGGTGAAGCAATAGAGTTCAAAGGGGAAGGCGGCAGCAGCGAACAGCTGGGGAAAGGATTAGTTGATGTTACTAGTGCGCAGGTAAGTTAA
- the LOC109719423 gene encoding myb family transcription factor PHL7-like isoform X2: protein MYHPKKFSTLHMAPHKSQGSEQTGNVSVMDGSSLNNSTNSGGGGKQRLRWTSDLHDRFVNAITQLGGPDRATPKGVLRIMGVPGITIYHVKSHLQKYRLAKFLPESPADGSKDETKDSGDTLSGNDSAPEIQINEALKMQMEVQKRLNEQLEVQKQLQLRIEAQGRYLQKIIEEQQKLDGAVKSSEGNEGNKNASASSSNLEDCLGHTPFPSKKPRISNPPAEPTLENTNPELKPDFIRQLEHEIFESSVGDFVLGEAIEFKGEGGSSEQLGKGLVDVTSAQVS from the exons ATGTACCATCCCAAGAAATTTTCTACTTTACACATGGCTCCCCACAAATCCCAAGGCAGTGAGCAAACTGGAAATGTTTCAGTTATGGATGGCTCCAGTTTGAACAATTCAACTAATTCAGGGGGGGGTGGCAAGCAACGGCTGCGTTGGACTTCAGATCTTCACGACCGTTTTGTTAATGCAATCACCCAACTTGGTGGACCAGATA GAGCTACACCTAAAGGGGTTTTGAGAATAATGGGTGTACCAGGCATCACCATCTATCATGTAAAAAGCCATTTACAG AAGTATCGCCTTGCAAAGTTCCTACCCGAATCTCCAGCTGATG GCTCAAAGGATGAGACGAAAGATTCTGGTGATACTCTTTCTGGCAATGACTCTGCACC AGAAATACAAATAAATGAAGCTCTGAAGATGCAAATGGAGGTTCAGAAGCGGCTGAACGAACAGCTTGAG GTACAGAAACAGTTGCAGCTGAGAATCGAAGCACAGGGCCGGTACCTACAGAAGATCATCGAGGAGCAGCAGAAGCTCGACGGCGCCGTTAAATCCTCTGAGGGCAACGAGGGCAACAAGAACGCATCCGCATCCTCGTCGAACTTAGAGGATTGCCTGGGACACACCCCTTTCCCCAGCAAGAAACCAAGAATATCCAATCCCCCAGCGGAACCTACTCTCGAAAATACCAACCCAGAGTTGAAGCCCGATTTCATTCGACAATTGGAACATGAAATATTCGAATCAAGTGTTGGTGATTTTGTGTTGGGTGAAGCAATAGAGTTCAAAGGGGAAGGCGGCAGCAGCGAACAGCTGGGGAAAGGATTAGTTGATGTTACTAGTGCGCAGGTAAGTTAA
- the LOC109719424 gene encoding L-aminoadipate-semialdehyde dehydrogenase-phosphopantetheinyl transferase-like: MERGVRRWLVNISTWDPSERRFASLASLLPPHERPAIMRFVKVDDRKRALVSRLLQYVLVREVLGIPFDKITLSRTIEGKPYLNNEDNVVFPNFNFNASHHGDYVGIASEPRCLVGLDIVSVSKPQKEEVLEFIDSFSSYFTVLEWKNILQSSSSDEILIEFYRYWCLKEAFVKAVGAGLGFGLHRLEFHHARWTNISVCIDGAESKDWRFWLFELDERHLASIAKGHPREAVETYRQTLTKVDFEEGEFQCALQLPEHGFTSFTVDQLDPKEN, translated from the exons ATGGAGAGGGGAGTGAGGAGATGGTTGGTGAACATCTCTACGTGGGATCCCTCCGAGCGGCGCTTTGCCTCTCTCGCTTCTCTTCTCCCTCCGCATGAGCGCCCTGCAATCATGAG GTTTGTAAAGGTTGATGACAGGAAACGAGCACTTGTCAGTCGATTGCTTCAGTATGTGCTCGTGCGTGAAGTTCTTGGTATTCCATTTGACAAAATAACCTTGAGCCGTACAATTGAGGGAAAACCCTATTTG AATAATGAAGATAATGTGGTATTTCCAAACTTCAATTTCAATGCATCACATCATGGGGATTATGTTGGCATAGCATCTGAGCCACGCTGTCTTGTTGGCTTGGATATTGTTAGTGTTTCCAAGCCTCAGAAAGAAGAAGTTTTAGAGTTCATTGATAGCTTCTCATCGTACTTCACAGTTTTAGAATGGAAGAACATCCTTCAATCAAGCTCTTCTGATGAAATCTTGATCGAGTTCTACAG ATACTGGTGTCTCAAAGAGGCGTTTGTAAAAGCAGTAGGTGCTGGATTGGGCTTTGGATTGCACAGATTGGAATTCCATCACGCAAGGTGGACAAATATATCTGTCTGTATAGATGGAGCAGAATCTAAAGATTGGAGATTTTGGCTTTTTGAACTCGATGAGAGGCATTTG GCATCTATAGCAAAAGGACATCCAAGGGAAGCCGTTGAGACATATCGACAAACATTGACGAAGGTGGACTTTGAGGAGGGGGAGTTCCAGTGCGCTCTTCAGCTTCCAGAACATGGTTTCACTTCATTTACAGTTGATCAACTAGACCCAAAGGAAAATTAA
- the LOC109719423 gene encoding myb family transcription factor PHL7-like isoform X3 — protein sequence MEDLAVLKSLRVFAMYHPKKFSTLHMAPHKSQGSEQTGNVSVMDGSSLNNSTNSGGGGKQRLRWTSDLHDRFVNAITQLGGPDRATPKGVLRIMGVPGITIYHVKSHLQKYRLAKFLPESPADGSKDETKDSGDTLSGNDSAPEIQINEALKMQMEVQKRLNEQLEASLL from the exons ATGGAAGATCTTGCTGTACTAAAGTCCCTCAG GGTATTTGCCATGTACCATCCCAAGAAATTTTCTACTTTACACATGGCTCCCCACAAATCCCAAGGCAGTGAGCAAACTGGAAATGTTTCAGTTATGGATGGCTCCAGTTTGAACAATTCAACTAATTCAGGGGGGGGTGGCAAGCAACGGCTGCGTTGGACTTCAGATCTTCACGACCGTTTTGTTAATGCAATCACCCAACTTGGTGGACCAGATA GAGCTACACCTAAAGGGGTTTTGAGAATAATGGGTGTACCAGGCATCACCATCTATCATGTAAAAAGCCATTTACAG AAGTATCGCCTTGCAAAGTTCCTACCCGAATCTCCAGCTGATG GCTCAAAGGATGAGACGAAAGATTCTGGTGATACTCTTTCTGGCAATGACTCTGCACC AGAAATACAAATAAATGAAGCTCTGAAGATGCAAATGGAGGTTCAGAAGCGGCTGAACGAACAGCTTGAG GCTTCGCTGCTATAA